The following are encoded together in the Patescibacteria group bacterium genome:
- a CDS encoding class I SAM-dependent methyltransferase, translating to MNKNQKNKLNKILSKVGDLNFKRRIIAMLDYLDIQDGEVILDMGCGEGFYSMIFDQLHNCKVIAVDYDKAILAMAGGWLENSEKVSFEEGDICNLRFDDNYFDKILCTEVIEHIEDDTKATKELYRVLKPGGILAVTVPNSNYPLVWDPFNKIREWLGFGHFDPLNGFWGGIWAHDHKRLYSPNSLKTLLQKAGFEVSNLGVLTHYGIPFNHLVLYIGKQFYTSFPVPDSIKNSMEKFKWDARDDCVIEKISIFSLLLNFGLKIMKWADHFNDRNFSLDTSSMAVMALAKKKNK from the coding sequence ATGAATAAAAATCAAAAAAATAAACTTAATAAAATTTTGTCCAAAGTAGGGGATCTTAATTTCAAAAGACGTATTATCGCGATGTTGGACTATTTAGACATTCAAGATGGAGAAGTAATTTTGGATATGGGATGTGGGGAGGGCTTTTACTCTATGATTTTTGATCAGTTGCATAACTGTAAAGTTATAGCAGTTGACTACGACAAGGCCATTCTAGCTATGGCGGGCGGGTGGTTAGAAAATAGCGAAAAGGTTAGTTTTGAGGAAGGGGATATATGTAACTTACGTTTTGATGATAATTACTTCGATAAAATTTTATGTACAGAGGTTATAGAGCATATAGAGGACGATACTAAGGCAACAAAAGAACTTTATAGAGTTTTGAAACCTGGTGGCATTCTTGCAGTGACCGTACCGAATAGTAACTACCCCTTGGTGTGGGATCCGTTTAATAAAATAAGGGAATGGTTAGGTTTTGGTCATTTCGATCCTTTAAATGGATTTTGGGGAGGTATTTGGGCGCATGATCACAAGAGATTATATTCACCAAATAGCTTGAAAACATTACTCCAGAAAGCAGGGTTTGAGGTGTCTAATTTAGGAGTTCTAACTCACTATGGTATTCCTTTCAATCATCTTGTTCTATATATCGGCAAACAATTTTATACAAGTTTTCCAGTGCCAGACAGTATAAAAAACTCAATGGAGAAGTTTAAATGGGATGCTAGAGATGATTGTGTTATTGAAAAGATTTCAATTTTTTCATTACTTTTAAATTTCGGATTAAAAATAATGAAGTGGGCGGATCATTTTAATGACAGAAATTTTTCTCTTGATACATCTTCAATGGC